One endosymbiont of Galathealinum brachiosum genomic region harbors:
- a CDS encoding recombinase XerC: MMKHNPENERVKRSYLIFMKQAKRQDESSLDSVAMAISRFEYYTNYKNFKAFHFQQAIGFKEYLAKQDNKQTGNKLSKATLHSITRHLKIFFQWLAMQSGYKSRINYTDTEYFNLSEKDTRIAMARHEKPVPTVEQIKHTIECMPLTTNIERRNRALMAFTLLTGVRDSAIASLKIKHIDLISHSVFQDAREVKTKFSKTFTSYFFPVGEDVKEIVIEWINYLKSELLFGNDDPLFPKTNVIQGRSKTFEPSGFKKENWKTAAPIRKIFKQAFTAADLPYFNPHSFRKTLGKMGQKLCRSPEEFKAWSQNLGHEGVLTTLYSYGDVQLDRQAEIIKHLNSPIDKDESNVNKVAEALFKKMSALNAGQNL, from the coding sequence ATGATGAAGCACAACCCAGAAAATGAACGAGTAAAACGCAGTTATCTAATTTTTATGAAGCAAGCTAAGCGGCAAGATGAATCTAGTTTAGATTCTGTTGCAATGGCAATAAGTCGGTTTGAGTATTATACCAATTATAAGAACTTTAAGGCCTTTCATTTTCAGCAAGCAATTGGGTTTAAAGAGTATTTAGCTAAACAAGATAATAAGCAGACAGGTAATAAATTAAGCAAGGCTACGCTTCATTCAATAACAAGGCATCTTAAAATATTCTTTCAATGGTTGGCAATGCAGTCGGGTTATAAGTCTCGTATTAACTATACAGATACAGAGTATTTTAACTTATCTGAAAAAGACACGCGTATTGCAATGGCACGCCATGAAAAGCCTGTGCCGACAGTAGAACAAATAAAGCATACAATTGAATGTATGCCCTTAACAACGAATATTGAAAGGCGTAATCGTGCCTTAATGGCATTTACGCTGCTAACTGGTGTTAGGGATAGTGCTATTGCTTCACTCAAGATAAAGCATATTGATTTAATCAGTCATAGCGTGTTTCAAGATGCTAGGGAAGTAAAGACAAAATTCAGCAAGACGTTTACTAGTTACTTTTTTCCTGTGGGTGAAGATGTAAAAGAAATTGTTATTGAATGGATTAATTATCTTAAAAGTGAATTACTTTTTGGTAATGATGACCCGCTATTTCCTAAAACCAATGTAATTCAAGGCCGTTCTAAAACGTTTGAGCCATCAGGTTTTAAAAAAGAAAATTGGAAAACGGCAGCCCCAATACGAAAAATATTTAAACAGGCGTTCACTGCTGCTGATTTACCTTACTTTAATCCGCATAGTTTTAGAAAAACCTTGGGTAAAATGGGTCAAAAATTATGTAGAAGTCCTGAAGAGTTCAAAGCATGGAGTCAGAATTTAGGGCATGAAGGGGTGCTTACAACTTTGTATAGTTATGGTGATGTGCAGCTAGACAGGCAGGCTGAAATTATTAAGCATTTAAATTCACCTATTGATAAGGATGAATCGAATGTAAATAAGGTAGCGGAAGCTCTTTTTAAAAAAATGAGTGCTTTAAATGCGGGTCAAAATTTGTGA
- a CDS encoding AlpA family transcriptional regulator, with protein sequence MTHIILRLPAVKERTGLSRSTIYLMMSKKQFPLPISLGDRAVGWLEEDINHWIEQRIGNSRTVK encoded by the coding sequence ATGACACACATAATACTAAGACTACCTGCTGTTAAAGAACGTACCGGTTTATCCAGAAGTACGATTTATTTAATGATGTCTAAAAAACAATTTCCATTACCCATATCTTTAGGTGATAGGGCTGTTGGATGGTTAGAAGAAGATATTAATCACTGGATTGAGCAGAGAATTGGTAATAGCAGGACAGTTAAATAA